In the genome of Nocardia sp. NBC_00416, one region contains:
- a CDS encoding ArsR/SmtB family transcription factor, with protein sequence MSKSLLAPIEDCSPSPRVREPLSAAAAGELAAVFKALSDPVRLRLLSSIASRAGQEACVCDLSVGIELTQPTISHHLKVLRDAGLLTSERRASWVYYRIVPAELRRLSEVLALESGTAAAVRA encoded by the coding sequence ATGTCTAAGTCACTGCTGGCGCCGATCGAGGATTGCAGCCCGTCTCCCCGGGTGCGGGAGCCGTTGTCGGCGGCGGCCGCGGGGGAGTTGGCGGCGGTGTTCAAAGCGTTGTCGGATCCGGTGCGGCTGCGGTTGCTGAGCTCGATCGCGTCGCGGGCCGGGCAGGAAGCCTGTGTGTGTGATCTGTCGGTGGGCATCGAATTGACCCAGCCGACGATCTCGCACCACTTGAAGGTGCTGCGGGATGCCGGCCTGCTGACCAGTGAGCGCCGCGCCTCCTGGGTGTACTACCGGATAGTCCCCGCAGAATTGCGACGGCTCTCCGAGGTGCTGGCGCTGGAGAGCGGCACGGCTGCCGCTGTGCGCGCATGA
- a CDS encoding DoxX family protein produces MTTASPAANFSDDLTYRPGKVRNRVLWTLQILLGLFFIIASGGPKLVMPNALVDNAPENLTIPFGLLIFIGVVEVAGGIGLMVPRLSALAAAGLSVLTVLAAGTQAFIAGEPAMGIFPLVLAAVFAWIAYERRATITDLRNSLSR; encoded by the coding sequence ATGACCACTGCCAGCCCCGCCGCCAACTTCTCCGACGACCTCACCTACCGTCCCGGAAAGGTGCGCAACCGCGTCCTGTGGACGCTGCAGATCCTGCTCGGCCTGTTCTTCATCATCGCCTCCGGCGGGCCGAAGCTCGTTATGCCGAACGCCCTGGTGGACAACGCCCCCGAGAATCTGACCATCCCGTTCGGGCTGCTCATCTTCATCGGAGTCGTGGAGGTCGCGGGCGGTATCGGCCTGATGGTGCCACGGCTCAGTGCCCTGGCTGCCGCGGGTCTGTCCGTTCTCACCGTGCTCGCGGCCGGGACGCAGGCTTTCATCGCCGGTGAGCCCGCGATGGGAATCTTCCCCCTGGTGCTCGCCGCTGTCTTCGCCTGGATCGCCTACGAGCGGCGCGCCACCATCACCGATCTGCGCAACTCGCTGTCGCGTTGA
- the arsB gene encoding ACR3 family arsenite efflux transporter, with protein sequence MTADTAATSSRPGAVTKLSTLDRFLPVWIGVAMAAGLLLGRVIPGLGEGLAAVEVDGISLPIAIGLLVMMYPVLAKVRYDRLGAVTGDRRLLAGSLVLNWLLGPALMFALAWLLLPDLPEYRTGLIIVGLARCIAMVIIWNDLACGDREAAAVLVALNSVFQVLMFAVLGWFYLSVLPGWLGLEQNAIDTSPWQIAKSVLIFLGIPLLAGYLTRRFGERAQGRDRYESTLLPRIGPWALYGLLFTIVVLFALQGDRITARPLDVVRIAVPLLAYFAIMWGGGYLLGAVMGLGYGRTTTLAFTAAGNNFELAIAVAIGTYGATSGQALAGVVGPLIEVPVLVGLVYVSLALRNRFRDAAPSVEAVFR encoded by the coding sequence ATGACCGCCGACACGGCCGCGACCAGCAGCCGCCCGGGTGCGGTCACGAAATTGTCGACGCTGGATCGGTTTCTGCCGGTGTGGATAGGTGTGGCGATGGCCGCCGGGCTGCTGCTGGGCCGGGTGATCCCGGGTCTCGGGGAGGGGCTGGCGGCGGTGGAGGTCGACGGGATCTCGTTGCCGATCGCGATCGGGCTGCTGGTCATGATGTACCCGGTGCTGGCGAAGGTGCGCTACGACCGCCTCGGCGCCGTCACCGGTGACCGGCGGCTACTGGCCGGGTCGCTGGTGCTGAACTGGCTGCTCGGTCCGGCGCTGATGTTCGCGCTGGCCTGGTTGCTGTTGCCGGATCTGCCGGAGTACCGGACCGGGTTGATCATCGTGGGGTTGGCGCGGTGTATCGCGATGGTGATCATCTGGAACGACTTGGCGTGTGGTGACCGGGAGGCCGCCGCGGTGCTGGTGGCGTTGAACTCGGTCTTCCAGGTCCTCATGTTCGCCGTCCTGGGCTGGTTCTACCTGTCGGTGCTGCCCGGGTGGCTGGGCCTGGAGCAGAACGCGATCGATACCTCCCCGTGGCAGATCGCGAAGTCGGTGCTGATCTTCCTCGGCATCCCGCTGCTGGCCGGATATCTGACCCGCCGGTTCGGGGAGCGCGCGCAGGGCCGGGACCGGTACGAGTCGACGCTGCTCCCGCGAATCGGGCCGTGGGCCCTGTACGGGCTGTTGTTCACCATTGTGGTGCTGTTCGCCCTGCAAGGCGACCGGATCACTGCCCGGCCGCTCGACGTCGTCCGCATCGCGGTCCCGCTGCTCGCTTACTTCGCGATCATGTGGGGTGGTGGCTATCTGCTGGGAGCGGTCATGGGCCTGGGGTACGGGCGCACCACCACGCTGGCGTTCACCGCGGCCGGCAACAACTTCGAGCTCGCCATCGCGGTCGCGATCGGCACCTACGGTGCGACCTCGGGTCAGGCCCTCGCCGGTGTGGTCGGCCCGCTGATCGAAGTCCCGGTCCTGGTCGGGCTGGTCTATGTGTCCCTGGCGCTGCGCAACCGGTTCCGTGATGCCGCTCCGTCGGTCGAGGCGGTGTTCCGGTGA